The Lytechinus pictus isolate F3 Inbred chromosome 17, Lp3.0, whole genome shotgun sequence genome contains a region encoding:
- the LOC135157333 gene encoding uncharacterized protein LOC135157333 isoform X1 has product MMVSESPTRDEEERMESEIDPSDSEMILPDSSRDLFDSQKSSALDSNTLESENSKAPESDNVASEEVNMEHFYDVVEEQERDAPRFGGRVTDFNIVVRPLHRLVEEMGSLEVIGRLFSSIISRLTEGFLNGDLVGFILSGSNLRQDVGIPLTRYDQLSVDRILALLEQILQSNEDFNISEGFKIRLVHIRMPRGGKGSENMIPLDKFIRKKCRFIQITNKDELCLGRALVVAMAHAHKEEDPANFHQITHPKKYTTQFDAAKQLFIDSNVPEGVCGIQEIETFQNILTERGYQITVYVNGGAHGRIYAGPPNRHFLSLFYHNNHFDVITKMPAFLRKSYF; this is encoded by the exons ATG ATGGTGTCTGAAAGCCCTACAAGGGATGAAGAGGAACGCATGGAATCCGAAATAGATCCCTCAGATTCTGAAATG ATTCTGCCAGATAGTAGTCGGGATCTGTTTGACTCTCAGAAAAGCAGCGCTCTCGATTCGAATACTCTCGAAAGTGAAAACAGCAAAGCCCCTGAATCGGATAACGTGGCTTCCGAAGAA GTAAACATGGAACATTTTTACGATGTTGTTGAGGAGCAAGAAAGAGATGCACCCCGCTTCGGAGGACGCGTGACGGATTTTAACATCGTCGTGAGACCGTTGCATCGGCTTGTTGAGGAGATGGGCTCCCTCGAAGTTATAGGTAGATTATTTTCTAGTATTATTTCACGCCTAACCGAGGGTTTCTTGAACGGTGATCTTGTAGGTTTCATTCTGTCAGGTTCCAATTTACGTCAGGATGTAGGCATTCCTCTGACTCGATATGATCAACTATCAGTCGATCGAATTTTAGCTTTGTTGGAGCAAATTTTACAATCCAACGAAGATTTTAACATCTCGGAAGGATTCAAAATACGTTTAGTCCATATTCGTATGCCGCGAGGAGGTAAGGGATCAGAAAATATGATTCCCCTTGACAAATTCATTCGCAAAAAGTGTAGATTTATCCAAATTACAAACAAAGATGAGCTTTGCCTTGGTAGAGCACTAGTAGTAGCCATGGCACATGCTCATAAAGAGGAGGATCCTGCTAACTTTCATCAAATCACTCACCCTAAAAAATACACGACCCAATTTGATGCGGCAAAACAACTCTTTATAGACTCTAATGTACCGGAGGGTGTTTGTGGAATCCAAGAAATagaaacatttcaaaatatCCTGACAGAGCGAGGGTACCAGATTACCGTCTATGTCAATGGTGGAGCCCACGGCAGGATATATGCCGGACCACCCAATaggcattttctttctttattctatcACAACAATCACTTCGATGTCATCACTAAGATGCCAGCATTTCTTcgcaaatcatatttttga
- the LOC135157333 gene encoding uncharacterized protein LOC135157333 isoform X2: MVSESPTRDEEERMESEIDPSDSEMILPDSSRDLFDSQKSSALDSNTLESENSKAPESDNVASEEVNMEHFYDVVEEQERDAPRFGGRVTDFNIVVRPLHRLVEEMGSLEVIGRLFSSIISRLTEGFLNGDLVGFILSGSNLRQDVGIPLTRYDQLSVDRILALLEQILQSNEDFNISEGFKIRLVHIRMPRGGKGSENMIPLDKFIRKKCRFIQITNKDELCLGRALVVAMAHAHKEEDPANFHQITHPKKYTTQFDAAKQLFIDSNVPEGVCGIQEIETFQNILTERGYQITVYVNGGAHGRIYAGPPNRHFLSLFYHNNHFDVITKMPAFLRKSYF; the protein is encoded by the exons ATGGTGTCTGAAAGCCCTACAAGGGATGAAGAGGAACGCATGGAATCCGAAATAGATCCCTCAGATTCTGAAATG ATTCTGCCAGATAGTAGTCGGGATCTGTTTGACTCTCAGAAAAGCAGCGCTCTCGATTCGAATACTCTCGAAAGTGAAAACAGCAAAGCCCCTGAATCGGATAACGTGGCTTCCGAAGAA GTAAACATGGAACATTTTTACGATGTTGTTGAGGAGCAAGAAAGAGATGCACCCCGCTTCGGAGGACGCGTGACGGATTTTAACATCGTCGTGAGACCGTTGCATCGGCTTGTTGAGGAGATGGGCTCCCTCGAAGTTATAGGTAGATTATTTTCTAGTATTATTTCACGCCTAACCGAGGGTTTCTTGAACGGTGATCTTGTAGGTTTCATTCTGTCAGGTTCCAATTTACGTCAGGATGTAGGCATTCCTCTGACTCGATATGATCAACTATCAGTCGATCGAATTTTAGCTTTGTTGGAGCAAATTTTACAATCCAACGAAGATTTTAACATCTCGGAAGGATTCAAAATACGTTTAGTCCATATTCGTATGCCGCGAGGAGGTAAGGGATCAGAAAATATGATTCCCCTTGACAAATTCATTCGCAAAAAGTGTAGATTTATCCAAATTACAAACAAAGATGAGCTTTGCCTTGGTAGAGCACTAGTAGTAGCCATGGCACATGCTCATAAAGAGGAGGATCCTGCTAACTTTCATCAAATCACTCACCCTAAAAAATACACGACCCAATTTGATGCGGCAAAACAACTCTTTATAGACTCTAATGTACCGGAGGGTGTTTGTGGAATCCAAGAAATagaaacatttcaaaatatCCTGACAGAGCGAGGGTACCAGATTACCGTCTATGTCAATGGTGGAGCCCACGGCAGGATATATGCCGGACCACCCAATaggcattttctttctttattctatcACAACAATCACTTCGATGTCATCACTAAGATGCCAGCATTTCTTcgcaaatcatatttttga